The DNA window CGCGCCTGGGCCACCCGGATCGCCGCCCGCTACATGGGCGAGGAGCGGGCGGAGGAGTACGGCGCCCGCAACGGCGTGCCCGGGGAACTGCTGGTGCGGGTGCGGGTCGACAAGGTGCTGGCCATCCGGGACCTCGCGGCCTGACGGGGCCGATCGCGACCGCCGTCCCGTCGGCGCTCCGCCCTACGCTGCTGAGAGCAGGTCCACGGGGAGCGCACAGGGGGCGGCGGGGCCGGAGCAGCCCGGCCCGCCCGACGGGTGGCCGGCGCGCGAGGAACCCGAGGGGCGCTGCCGACCCCGCGTCACCGGCGGCCGCCGGAAGCACCGCGAGCGCTTCCACCACCCCCGCCCGCGCAGGACGCGCTGCCCGGCCGTGCATGGGTCGGCGGCCTCGGATCGGCGCCGCGACCGGCACGACGGGCCGTCATGCCGCCACGTATACCCTCTGTGGACACCACCCCCCAGCGGCAGGGCTCCCCTGCGCACACGGAAGGCAGGCGTCGGCAGCGATGAAGCCACTGGAGGCACAGGACCCCGAGACGCTCGGCCCCTACCGGCTGGTGGCCCGACTCGGCGCAGGCGGTATGGGCCGCGTCTACCTCGCCCGGAGCGTCGGCGGTCGCACCGTGGCCGTGAAGGCGATCCGGGCGGAACTGGCCGAGGACAGCGACTTCCGCGCCCGCTTCCGACGTGAGGTGGAGGCCGCCCGCTCCGTCGACGGCGCCTACACCGCGCCCGTCGTCGACGCCGACCCCGAGGCCGCCACCCCCTGGCTGGCCACCGCCTATGTGCTCGGCCCCTCCCTCGCCGACGCCGTCGCCGAACACGGCCCGCTGCCCGAGGAGACCGTACGGGCGCTGGGCGCCGGACTCGCGGAGGCACTCGCCGCCGTGCATACCGCCGGGCTGGTCCACCGCGACCTCAAGCCGTCCAATGTGCTGCTCGCCGCCGATGGGCCCCGGGTCATCGACTTCGGCATCGCCCGGGCCGTCGACGGCAACCGGCTCACCCAGACCGGCATCGTCGTCGGCTCCCCCGGCTACATGTGCCCCGAGCAGGCCACCGGGCAGCCGATGGGCCCGGCCGGGGACGTCTTCTCGCTCGGGTCGGTGCTGGTCTTCGCCGCGACCGGGAACGGGCCGTTCGGCGACTCGTCGGCCGCCGCACTGCTCTACCAGGTGGTGCACGGCGAACCCGATCTGACGCTGCTTCCCGAGTCGCTGCGCGCCGTGATCGCCCCATGCCTGGCCAAGGACCCCGCCGCCCGGCCCGCCCCCGCTCAGCTGTCCGCCGCACTGGCGCCCGGCGGCGCCGAGCAGCGGCTGCGGTCCGGTTGGCTGCCCGTATCCGTCAGCTCCGCGATAGCCCGGCACGCCGCCGCCGTGATGGACCTGGACACCCCCGCCTCCGGCAGCGCCCCCGCGCCCGCCGCCGACCCTCGGGTACTGCTGGCCGGAGCCCCCGCGCAGCAGATGCCCGCCCCGCTGGCCGGGGCCGGTCCCGTCCGGCAGCACCAGCCGGGTTCCCCGGCCACCGTGCAGCTCGGCCGCGTCCCCGCCGCACCGCCCGGCTATCCGGCCGGATACCCGGGCGGGTACCCGGCCGGGCCCGGCACCGCCCCGGCGCCCTCCGCCGGCGGGGCCTCGCCGTCCCGGCGGCGCCTCCTGGCCGCAGCCGCCTCGGTGGGCGGGGTCGCGGTGGTGGGCGGCGGCACCGCGTTCCTGCTCACCCGAGGCAAGGACGACGCCGGAGGGAGCAGCGGCGACGCTGCCAAGGGCCCCGGCACCTCCCCGGCGGGCAGCGCACCGGACGCCCCCGCCGAACCGGCCGCCCGCCCCGACGGCGTGGCCCCCACGCCGGTGTGGACCTACAGCGGCACCAGCCTCACCAGCACCCGGCCGACGTACCACAACGGCACCATCCTGGTGAACAGCGAGGCCGGCATCGTCTGCCTGGACGCCGCCGACGGCACCAAGCCCAAGTGGGTCTACGAGGGGGTCAGCAACTTCCTGACCTCGCCGGTGCTCTCCAACGGCGCGGTGGTGGCCCTCGACGGCGGCACCACCATCGTCGGCATCGACCCCGCCAAGGGCATCCAGCTGTGGCGGCTCAAGGCCGATGTCGAGCACGCCTTCGACTTCATCCTCGGCACGGATGACACGGCCGTGTACATCACCGGCCGCACCTACGCGAGCAAGAACGGCCAGATCGACATCAACGACCACTCCAACACGGTCTTCTGCGTCGACCTGGTGAAGCAGAAGTTCCGCTGGAAGGTCACCCGCGACGTGGGCACCGACCAGCGGCTGGCGGCGGTGGTCTCCGGCAGGTACCTCGTCTACACCGACGACCGCCACAACGTCACCGTGCGCGACACCGCCACCGGCCGGCAGCTGTGGACCCGCAAGTCCGGCGGCCAACTGGAGTGGATCCCCTCGGTGCAGGGCTCCACCGTGTTCGTCGGCGGCGACCATGTCACCGCGCTGGACATCGCCACCGGCACGGTGCGCTGGCGCGTGCAGGACCAGGGGGTCCGCAGCTACAGCTCCACCACCGCCGTCGGCGACACCGTCTACTGCACCGGGACCGGCCCCGGCGTGGCGGGCGTCTTCGCGTACAGCGCCGCCGACGGCTCCCGCCGCTGGTTCAGCGACACCGGCCTGACCTCGGGCAACACCCCCGCCACGGTCAGCGGCACGACCGTGTTCGTGGCCGACTTCACCGACAGGCGCGGGCTGCACGCCCTCGACATCGAGACCGGCAAGCGCCGCTGGGACTTCACCGACGGCAAGGACAAGGGCGGCATCGATCCCTGGGAGCTCTCCTCCGACAGCCGGGGGCATCTGATCGCCCAGCACTACGACCGGGTGTATCTGCTCCCC is part of the Peterkaempfera bronchialis genome and encodes:
- a CDS encoding protein kinase domain-containing protein, translating into MKPLEAQDPETLGPYRLVARLGAGGMGRVYLARSVGGRTVAVKAIRAELAEDSDFRARFRREVEAARSVDGAYTAPVVDADPEAATPWLATAYVLGPSLADAVAEHGPLPEETVRALGAGLAEALAAVHTAGLVHRDLKPSNVLLAADGPRVIDFGIARAVDGNRLTQTGIVVGSPGYMCPEQATGQPMGPAGDVFSLGSVLVFAATGNGPFGDSSAAALLYQVVHGEPDLTLLPESLRAVIAPCLAKDPAARPAPAQLSAALAPGGAEQRLRSGWLPVSVSSAIARHAAAVMDLDTPASGSAPAPAADPRVLLAGAPAQQMPAPLAGAGPVRQHQPGSPATVQLGRVPAAPPGYPAGYPGGYPAGPGTAPAPSAGGASPSRRRLLAAAASVGGVAVVGGGTAFLLTRGKDDAGGSSGDAAKGPGTSPAGSAPDAPAEPAARPDGVAPTPVWTYSGTSLTSTRPTYHNGTILVNSEAGIVCLDAADGTKPKWVYEGVSNFLTSPVLSNGAVVALDGGTTIVGIDPAKGIQLWRLKADVEHAFDFILGTDDTAVYITGRTYASKNGQIDINDHSNTVFCVDLVKQKFRWKVTRDVGTDQRLAAVVSGRYLVYTDDRHNVTVRDTATGRQLWTRKSGGQLEWIPSVQGSTVFVGGDHVTALDIATGTVRWRVQDQGVRSYSSTTAVGDTVYCTGTGPGVAGVFAYSAADGSRRWFSDTGLTSGNTPATVSGTTVFVADFTDRRGLHALDIETGKRRWDFTDGKDKGGIDPWELSSDSRGHLIAQHYDRVYLLPDH